From the Helicobacter pylori genome, one window contains:
- the csd4 gene encoding DL-carboxypeptidase Csd4 gives MKKIWLLVWGLYSWVFLHAIETIEKAPKNVEDKDKAPHLLLLAGIQGDEPGGFNATNLFLMHYSVLKGLVEVVPVLNKPSMLRNHRGLYGDMNRKFAALDKNDPEYPTIQEIKSLIAKPSVDAVLHLHDGGGYYRPVYIDAMLNPKRWGNCFIIDQDEVKGAKFPNLLAFANNTIENINAHLLHPIEKYHLKNTYTAQGDTEMQKALTFYAINQKKSAFANEASKELPLESRVFYHLQAIEGLLNQLNIPFKRDFELNPNSVHALINDKSLWAKISSLPKMPLFNLRPKLNHFPLPNNTKIPQIPIESNAYIVGLVKNKQEVFLKYGNKLMTRLSPFYIEFDHSLEEVKMQIDNKDQMVKIGSVVEVKESFYIHAMDNIRANVIGFSVSNESKPNETGYTIRLKDFQKHFSLDKQERIYRIEFYKNNAFSGMILVKFV, from the coding sequence ATGAAAAAAATATGGCTTTTAGTGTGGGGCTTGTATTCTTGGGTGTTTTTGCATGCGATAGAAACGATAGAAAAAGCCCCTAAAAATGTAGAGGATAAAGACAAAGCCCCCCATTTGTTGCTTTTAGCAGGGATTCAAGGCGATGAGCCTGGAGGGTTTAATGCGACTAATTTGTTTTTAATGCACTATAGCGTTTTAAAAGGCTTGGTGGAAGTGGTTCCCGTATTGAATAAGCCTTCCATGTTAAGAAATCATAGGGGCTTGTATGGGGATATGAACCGCAAATTTGCCGCTTTAGACAAGAATGACCCTGAATACCCCACTATCCAAGAAATCAAATCCTTGATTGCAAAGCCTAGCGTGGATGCTGTCTTGCATTTGCATGATGGCGGTGGGTATTATCGCCCTGTTTATATTGATGCGATGCTCAATCCTAAACGCTGGGGGAATTGCTTTATCATTGATCAAGATGAGGTTAAGGGGGCGAAATTCCCTAATTTGCTTGCTTTTGCTAACAATACGATTGAGAATATTAACGCCCATTTATTGCACCCCATTGAAAAATACCATTTAAAAAACACGTACACCGCGCAAGGCGATACAGAAATGCAAAAAGCCCTAACTTTTTATGCGATCAACCAAAAAAAGAGCGCTTTTGCCAATGAAGCCAGCAAAGAACTCCCACTAGAGTCAAGAGTGTTTTACCATTTGCAAGCCATTGAGGGCTTACTCAATCAGCTCAATATCCCTTTTAAGCGCGATTTTGAGCTTAACCCTAACAGCGTGCATGCCCTAATCAACGATAAAAGCTTGTGGGCAAAAATCAGCTCTCTGCCTAAAATGCCCCTTTTTAACTTACGCCCTAAACTCAATCATTTCCCTTTACCTAATAACACTAAAATCCCACAAATCCCCATAGAGAGCAACGCTTACATTGTAGGGCTAGTCAAAAACAAACAAGAAGTGTTTTTAAAATACGGCAACAAGCTCATGACACGATTGTCGCCCTTTTACATAGAGTTTGATCATTCTTTAGAAGAAGTGAAAATGCAAATTGACAATAAGGATCAAATGGTTAAGATAGGGAGCGTGGTTGAAGTGAAGGAGAGTTTTTATATCCATGCTATGGATAATATCCGCGCGAATGTGATTGGTTTTAGCGTTTCTAATGAAAGTAAGCCTAATGAAACGGGCTATACGATTAGGCTTAAAGATTTTCAAAAACACTTTTCACTGGACAAGCAAGAAAGGATCTATCGCATAGAATTTTACAAAAACAACGCGTTTAGCGGGATGATCTTAGTGAAATTTGTGTAG
- the copA gene encoding copper-translocating P-type ATPase CopA, whose translation MKESFYIEGMTCTACSSGIERSLGRKSFVKKIEVSLLNKSANIEFNENETNLDEIFKLIEKLGYSPKKTLTKEKKEFFSPNVKLALAVIFTLFVVYLSMGAMLSPSLLPERLLTINNHSNFLNACLQLIGTLIVMHWGRDFYIQGFKALWHRQPNMSSLIAIGTSAALISSLWQLYFVYTNQWSYGHYYFESVCVILMFVMVGKRIENVSKDKALDAMQALMKNAPKTALKMQNNQQIEVLVDSIVVGDILKVLPGSAIAVDGEIIEGEGELDESMLSGEALPVYKKVGDKVFSGTLNSNTSFLMKATQDNKNSTLSQIIEMIHNAQSSKAEISRLADKVSSVFVPSVIAIAILAFVVWLIIAPKPDFWWNFGTALEVFVSVLVISCPCALGLATPMSILVANQKASSLGLFFKDAKSLEKARLVNTIVFDKTGTLTNGKPVVKSVHSNIELLELLSLASSIEKSSEHVIAKGIVEYAKEHDAPLKEISEVKVKTGFGISAKVDYQGAKEIIKVGNSEFFNPINTLEIQENGILVFVGRAINEKEDELLGAFVLEDLPKKGVKEHVAQIKNLGINTFLLSGDNRENVKKCALELGIDGYISNAKPQDKLNKIKELKEKGQIVMMVGDGLNDAPSLAMSDVAVVMAKGSDVSVQAADIVSFNNDIKSVYSAIKLSQATIKNIKENLFWAFCYNSVFIPLACGVLYKANIMLSPAIAGLAMSLSSVSVVLNSQRLRNFKIKDH comes from the coding sequence GAGGGAATGACTTGCACGGCGTGTTCTAGTGGGATTGAACGCTCTTTGGGGCGTAAAAGTTTTGTGAAAAAAATAGAAGTGAGCCTTTTAAATAAGAGCGCTAACATTGAATTTAACGAAAACGAAACCAATTTAGACGAGATTTTTAAACTCATTGAAAAATTGGGCTATAGCCCTAAAAAAACCCTCACAAAAGAAAAAAAAGAATTTTTTAGCCCTAATGTTAAATTAGCGTTGGCGGTTATTTTCACGCTTTTTGTGGTGTATCTTTCTATGGGGGCGATGCTCAGTCCTAGCCTTTTACCTGAACGCTTGCTTACGATTAACAACCATAGTAATTTTTTAAACGCTTGCTTACAGCTTATAGGCACGCTCATTGTCATGCATTGGGGGAGGGATTTTTACATTCAAGGGTTTAAAGCCTTATGGCACAGACAGCCTAACATGAGTAGCCTTATCGCCATAGGCACAAGCGCCGCTTTAATCTCAAGCCTGTGGCAATTGTATTTCGTTTATACGAATCAGTGGTCTTATGGGCATTATTATTTTGAAAGCGTGTGCGTGATTTTAATGTTTGTGATGGTGGGCAAACGCATTGAAAACGTTTCTAAAGATAAAGCTTTAGACGCCATGCAAGCCTTGATGAAAAACGCCCCAAAAACCGCCCTTAAAATGCAAAATAACCAACAGATTGAGGTTTTAGTGGATAGCATTGTGGTGGGGGATATTCTAAAAGTCCTCCCTGGAAGCGCGATTGCGGTGGATGGCGAAATCATAGAGGGCGAAGGGGAATTAGATGAGAGCATGTTAAGCGGCGAAGCGTTGCCGGTTTATAAAAAAGTCGGCGATAAAGTCTTTTCAGGGACGCTCAATAGCAACACGAGTTTTTTAATGAAAGCCACTCAAGATAACAAAAACAGCACTTTGTCTCAAATTATAGAAATGATCCATAACGCCCAAAGCTCAAAGGCAGAGATTTCTCGCTTAGCGGATAAGGTTTCAAGCGTGTTTGTGCCAAGCGTGATCGCTATCGCTATTTTAGCGTTTGTGGTGTGGCTCATCATCGCGCCTAAGCCTGATTTTTGGTGGAATTTTGGCACCGCTTTAGAAGTGTTTGTATCGGTTTTAGTGATTTCTTGCCCTTGCGCTTTAGGATTGGCTACGCCTATGAGTATTTTAGTGGCGAACCAAAAAGCGAGTTCTTTAGGCTTATTTTTTAAAGACGCTAAAAGTTTAGAAAAAGCAAGGCTAGTTAATACGATTGTTTTTGATAAAACCGGCACGCTCACTAACGGCAAGCCTGTCGTTAAAAGCGTCCATTCTAACATAGAATTATTAGAGCTATTGAGTTTGGCGAGCAGCATTGAAAAGAGCAGCGAACATGTCATTGCTAAAGGGATTGTAGAATACGCCAAAGAGCATGACGCCCCCTTAAAAGAAATAAGCGAAGTTAAAGTGAAAACGGGCTTTGGCATTAGCGCTAAAGTAGATTATCAAGGCGCTAAAGAAATCATCAAAGTGGGTAACAGCGAATTTTTTAACCCTATTAACACGCTAGAAATTCAAGAAAACGGGATTTTAGTGTTTGTGGGTAGAGCGATTAATGAAAAAGAAGACGAGCTTTTAGGGGCGTTTGTTTTAGAAGATTTGCCCAAAAAAGGCGTGAAAGAGCATGTCGCTCAAATCAAAAATTTAGGCATTAACACTTTTCTTTTGAGTGGGGACAATAGGGAAAATGTCAAAAAATGCGCGCTTGAATTAGGGATAGATGGTTATATCAGCAACGCTAAACCACAAGACAAGCTCAACAAGATTAAAGAGCTTAAGGAAAAAGGGCAGATCGTTATGATGGTGGGCGATGGCTTGAATGACGCCCCTAGCCTTGCTATGAGCGATGTGGCGGTGGTGATGGCTAAAGGGAGCGATGTGAGCGTGCAAGCGGCGGATATTGTGAGCTTTAATAACGACATCAAATCGGTTTATAGCGCGATTAAATTGAGCCAGGCGACCATTAAAAATATCAAAGAAAATTTGTTTTGGGCTTTTTGTTATAATAGCGTGTTTATCCCTTTAGCTTGTGGGGTTCTTTATAAGGCTAATATCATGTTAAGCCCAGCGATTGCGGGTTTAGCGATGAGCTTAAGCTCTGTGAGTGTGGTCTTAAACTCCCAAAGGCTAAGGAATTTTAAAATTAAGGATCATTGA
- the copP gene encoding copper-binding metallochaperone CopP — translation MKVTFQVPSITCNHCVDKIEKFVGEIEGVSFIDASVEKKSVVVEFDAPATQDLIKEALLDAGQEVV, via the coding sequence ATGAAAGTAACTTTTCAAGTGCCAAGCATTACTTGTAACCATTGCGTGGATAAAATTGAAAAATTTGTGGGCGAAATTGAAGGCGTGAGCTTTATTGATGCGAGCGTGGAAAAAAAGAGCGTGGTTGTAGAATTTGACGCTCCAGCGACACAGGATTTGATTAAGGAAGCTTTATTAGATGCAGGGCAAGAAGTGGTGTGA